In one window of Brenneria goodwinii DNA:
- a CDS encoding MFS transporter: MFGFLKIPPAIPPLTDRQTIDDTYRYWRRHILISIYLGYALFYFTRKSFNAAMPDILANDILTRSDIGLLATLFYVTYGLSKFFSGIVSDQSNARYFMGAGLMASGVINILFGFSSSLWVFALLWVANAFFQGWGSPVCARLLTTWYSRTERGGWWALWNTAHNVGGALIPMIVGAAALHYGWRTGLIIAGTLAILTGLFLCWRLRDRPQALGLPSVGEWRQDALEMSQQHEGMGLSHREILHKYVLTNPYIWLLAFCYVLVYVVRAAINDWGNLYMSETLGVDLVTANSAVTMFELGGFVGALVAGWGSDKLFNGNRGPMNLIFAAGILLSVGSLWLMPFASYVMQAACFFTTGFFVFGPQMLIGMAAAECSHKDAAGAATGFVGLFAYLGASLSGWPLAQIMDIWHWTGFFAIIAVAAGVSALLLLPFLNAQAPRGQEKTPSEA, from the coding sequence ATGTTTGGTTTTCTGAAAATTCCTCCCGCCATACCGCCGCTGACCGACCGGCAAACGATCGACGATACGTACCGCTACTGGCGGCGACATATCCTTATCTCCATCTATCTGGGCTATGCGCTGTTTTACTTCACGCGTAAAAGTTTCAACGCGGCGATGCCGGATATTCTGGCTAACGACATTCTGACACGCAGCGATATCGGTCTGCTCGCCACGCTGTTTTACGTCACCTATGGGCTATCGAAATTCTTTTCCGGTATCGTCAGCGACCAGTCCAACGCCCGCTACTTCATGGGAGCGGGCCTGATGGCCAGCGGAGTAATAAACATCCTATTTGGCTTTTCATCATCGCTGTGGGTATTCGCCCTGCTGTGGGTCGCTAATGCGTTCTTTCAGGGATGGGGATCGCCGGTATGCGCGCGCTTACTCACTACCTGGTACTCACGTACCGAACGCGGCGGCTGGTGGGCGCTATGGAATACGGCGCATAACGTGGGCGGCGCGCTGATTCCCATGATCGTGGGGGCGGCGGCGCTGCACTACGGCTGGCGCACCGGGCTGATTATCGCCGGGACATTGGCTATATTGACCGGCCTGTTTTTGTGCTGGCGATTGCGCGATCGTCCGCAAGCCCTTGGGCTGCCAAGCGTGGGCGAATGGCGGCAAGACGCGCTGGAAATGTCGCAACAGCACGAAGGAATGGGATTGTCACACCGGGAAATCCTCCATAAGTACGTGCTCACCAACCCTTATATCTGGCTGCTGGCATTTTGCTATGTGTTGGTTTACGTGGTGCGGGCGGCCATCAACGACTGGGGGAATCTGTATATGTCGGAGACGCTCGGCGTGGATCTGGTTACGGCCAATTCGGCGGTAACCATGTTTGAATTGGGCGGATTTGTTGGCGCGCTGGTCGCAGGCTGGGGCTCGGACAAACTGTTCAACGGTAACCGTGGGCCGATGAACCTGATTTTCGCCGCCGGTATCCTGCTGTCTGTCGGATCGCTGTGGCTCATGCCGTTTGCCAGCTATGTCATGCAGGCGGCCTGTTTCTTTACCACGGGATTTTTTGTTTTTGGCCCGCAGATGTTGATAGGCATGGCGGCGGCGGAGTGCTCGCACAAAGACGCGGCGGGGGCCGCGACCGGCTTCGTCGGCCTATTCGCCTATCTGGGCGCTTCGCTTTCCGGCTGGCCGCTGGCGCAAATTATGGATATCTGGCACTGGACCGGTTTCTTTGCGATTATTGCGGTGGCGGCGGGCGTTTCCGCATTACTGTTACTGCCGTTTTTAAATGCCCAGGCTCCGCGCGGCCAGGAAAAAACGCCGTCAGAAGCGTGA
- the uhpT gene encoding hexose-6-phosphate:phosphate antiporter: MLAFLNQVRKPTLNLPLEERRKMWFKPFMQSYLVVFIGYLTMYLIRKNFNIAQNDMISTYGLSMTQLGMIGLGFSITYGVGKTLVSYYADGKNTKQFLPFMLILSAICMLGFSASMGSGSVSLFLMIAFYALSGFFQSTGGSCSYSTITKWTPRRKRGTYLGMWNISHNLGGAGAAGVALFGANYLFNGHVIGMFIVPSVIALIIGFIGLRYGSDSPEAYGLGKAEELFGEELSDEDKEAEDGSMTKWQIFVEYVLKNKVIWLLCFSNVFLYVVRIGIDQWSTVYAYQELKMSKEVAIQGFTLFEAGALVGTLLWGYLSDLANGRRALVACIALALIIATLGIYQHASNPYIYLSSLFALGFLVFGPQLLIGVAAVGFVPKKAISAADGIKGTFAYLIGDSFAKLGLGMIADGTPIFGLTGWAGTFAALDTAAIACICLMAMVAVMEERKIRREKRARQLKTA, translated from the coding sequence ATGCTGGCCTTTCTTAATCAGGTGCGCAAGCCGACCCTGAACCTACCGCTCGAAGAGCGGCGCAAAATGTGGTTCAAACCCTTTATGCAGTCTTATCTGGTGGTCTTTATCGGCTACCTGACGATGTACCTGATCCGCAAGAACTTTAACATCGCCCAGAATGATATGATCTCCACCTACGGCTTGAGTATGACTCAATTGGGGATGATCGGCCTGGGATTCTCCATCACCTACGGCGTGGGGAAAACGCTGGTCTCCTACTACGCGGACGGTAAAAATACCAAGCAGTTCCTGCCGTTTATGCTGATTCTCTCCGCCATCTGTATGCTGGGCTTCAGCGCCAGCATGGGATCCGGCTCCGTCAGCCTGTTTCTGATGATTGCCTTCTACGCGTTGAGCGGATTCTTCCAGAGCACCGGCGGATCGTGCAGCTATTCCACCATCACCAAATGGACGCCGCGCCGTAAGCGCGGAACCTATCTCGGCATGTGGAACATCTCTCATAACCTGGGCGGCGCCGGCGCGGCGGGCGTGGCGTTGTTCGGCGCGAACTATCTGTTCAACGGCCACGTGATCGGCATGTTCATCGTCCCCTCCGTTATCGCGCTGATTATCGGCTTTATTGGTCTGCGCTATGGCAGCGACTCCCCGGAGGCTTACGGTCTGGGCAAAGCGGAAGAGCTGTTTGGCGAAGAGCTCAGCGATGAAGACAAAGAAGCGGAAGACGGTTCGATGACGAAATGGCAGATCTTCGTCGAATACGTACTGAAAAACAAAGTTATCTGGCTGCTGTGTTTCTCCAACGTCTTCCTTTATGTGGTGCGTATTGGTATCGACCAATGGTCCACAGTCTATGCCTATCAAGAACTGAAGATGTCAAAAGAAGTGGCGATTCAGGGCTTTACCCTGTTTGAAGCCGGCGCGCTGGTGGGCACGCTGCTGTGGGGCTATCTCTCCGACCTTGCCAACGGCCGCCGCGCTCTGGTCGCCTGTATCGCACTGGCGCTGATCATTGCAACGCTGGGCATCTACCAGCACGCCAGCAATCCGTACATTTACCTCTCCTCGTTGTTTGCGCTCGGCTTCCTGGTCTTTGGTCCGCAACTGCTGATTGGCGTCGCCGCCGTGGGCTTTGTGCCGAAAAAAGCCATCAGCGCCGCCGACGGCATTAAAGGCACGTTTGCGTATCTGATTGGCGATAGCTTCGCAAAACTGGGGCTGGGAATGATTGCCGACGGTACGCCGATCTTCGGTCTGACCGGTTGGGCGGGAACGTTCGCCGCGCTGGATACGGCCGCCATCGCCTGTATCTGTCTGATGGCGATGGTGGCGGTAATGGAAGAACGTAAAATTCGCCGCGAGAAACGCGCGCGTCAACTGAAAACGGCATAA
- a CDS encoding EAL domain-containing protein: MISGHGKKRKSHWLLLLIAGVLPLLLGLLFTFFESRIMVRRDLESTAQIVMFHAEHIAEQAWSMVAELNQLTGRPCSAISADLQHLGSIFSYFRVIGVTRGGKVYCSSMPHNIPTPMDIAVQHSLSASTSERWSQSINRVFNVRERPAIVFAQLPPRGYGSYVVVDSRHLTDLMRAVGQVRKYLLTLTVNKGDPIQIGRPIPPHSGFFPNMELVLKSNQFPITIRIAAPVDESIRTWKQTSFIFLPLTAVLSLIFTVIIWRRQKRKHFFQDKIRKGMAKGEFSVYYQPIYNAKLQNCTGVEALLRWRRSNGQWIKPEVFIATAEKEGMIIPITRHLFDLVASDIASWGVKPGFHLGLNVAAEHLHHPDFVADVRDFAARVASYQLNITLELTERTLISTGVDVIQRLHQLRKDGFRISIDDFGTGHCSLSYLQNFPLDFLKIDRGFVSAISSPDEEAPILDAIINLSHRMKLGMVAEGVETAEQLAYLKQRGVIFIQGFLYAKPMSSESLIVWLHYNGDRSLERMISKEH; the protein is encoded by the coding sequence ATGATTTCCGGACATGGCAAGAAGCGTAAAAGCCATTGGCTTCTATTATTGATCGCGGGTGTGTTGCCGCTGCTGCTTGGGCTGCTGTTTACCTTTTTTGAATCTCGCATAATGGTGAGACGAGACCTTGAATCTACCGCACAAATCGTCATGTTTCATGCGGAACACATCGCCGAACAAGCATGGTCGATGGTTGCCGAACTCAATCAGTTGACGGGGCGGCCATGTAGCGCCATCAGCGCCGACCTACAGCACCTTGGTTCGATATTCTCCTACTTTCGCGTGATAGGCGTAACCCGAGGCGGCAAAGTTTACTGTTCGTCGATGCCTCACAACATCCCAACGCCGATGGATATTGCGGTTCAGCACTCTCTATCTGCTTCAACCTCTGAACGATGGAGTCAATCCATCAATAGAGTATTCAACGTAAGAGAGCGGCCAGCGATCGTTTTCGCTCAGTTGCCCCCACGGGGTTATGGATCCTATGTCGTGGTCGATTCCCGGCATCTTACCGATCTGATGCGCGCGGTCGGTCAGGTGCGCAAATATTTGCTGACGTTAACGGTAAACAAGGGGGATCCCATCCAGATTGGTCGGCCAATCCCGCCCCATTCAGGCTTTTTTCCCAACATGGAATTGGTCCTCAAATCAAATCAGTTTCCGATTACCATACGCATAGCCGCCCCGGTGGATGAATCGATAAGAACCTGGAAACAAACGAGTTTTATTTTCCTTCCTCTTACGGCCGTTCTGTCGCTGATTTTCACCGTTATTATATGGCGCAGGCAAAAACGGAAGCACTTTTTCCAGGATAAAATTCGCAAAGGGATGGCTAAAGGTGAATTTTCCGTCTACTACCAGCCGATTTATAACGCCAAGTTGCAAAACTGCACGGGCGTTGAAGCCCTACTGCGCTGGCGGCGCAGCAATGGACAATGGATCAAGCCTGAAGTGTTTATCGCGACCGCCGAAAAAGAAGGCATGATTATTCCCATCACTCGCCACCTGTTTGATCTTGTCGCATCAGATATCGCGAGCTGGGGGGTAAAGCCGGGGTTCCACCTTGGCCTCAATGTGGCGGCGGAACATTTACACCACCCGGATTTCGTTGCGGATGTCCGCGACTTCGCAGCAAGAGTCGCGTCATATCAGTTGAACATTACGCTGGAACTCACGGAACGGACCCTGATCAGCACCGGCGTCGACGTAATACAGCGATTACATCAACTGCGCAAGGATGGATTCCGCATCTCAATTGATGATTTCGGCACCGGTCACTGTTCGCTGTCGTACCTGCAAAATTTTCCGCTGGATTTTCTGAAAATCGACCGGGGGTTTGTCAGCGCCATCTCGTCGCCGGATGAGGAAGCGCCTATCCTTGACGCCATCATTAACCTCAGCCATCGCATGAAACTGGGAATGGTGGCGGAAGGCGTCGAAACCGCCGAACAGCTGGCCTACCTAAAACAACGCGGCGTTATTTTCATTCAAGGATTTCTGTACGCCAAACCCATGAGCAGCGAATCCCTTATCGTCTGGCTTCATTACAACGGCGACAGATCGCTGGAGAGGATGATAAGTAAAGAACATTAG
- the uhpB gene encoding signal transduction histidine-protein kinase/phosphatase UhpB has protein sequence MRPLFTRLISIVASFFIFSAAWFCLWGISLHLVERPDLAVLLFPFGLRLGLMLQCPRSYWPVLLGSEWLLLVWLSREVALLHLPLLMIGSLLSLLPVTLINRRRNDWHSLLLQGGALIAAALLQSLPWIGADEDPFTVLLLTLTGGLTLAPTCLVIWHYLTSATWLPLGPALVAQPINWRARHLVWYLLLFVVSLWLQLGLPNELARFTPFCLALPIIALAWHYGWQGALIATLMNAIALIASQTWHDHPVDLLLSLLAQSLTGLLLGAGIQRLRELNLSLQNQLARNHRLAERLLETEESVRREVARELHDDIGQTITAIRTQAGILQRLAPENDGVKQSGALIETLSLGIYDSVRRLLGRLRPRQLDDLSLEQAMRSLMREMELEARGIVSRLTWQIDETQLSESQRVTLFRVCQEGLNNIVKHANADTVMVQCWNKDHQLLLMIEDDGCGLPPNSDQTGLGLTSMRERVSALGGSLTISCTRGTRVTVSLPLRNQ, from the coding sequence ATGCGTCCGTTATTTACCCGGCTGATTTCCATTGTCGCCAGCTTTTTTATCTTCTCCGCCGCGTGGTTCTGCCTGTGGGGCATCAGCCTGCATCTGGTGGAACGCCCTGATCTGGCCGTGTTGCTCTTCCCATTCGGCTTACGCCTGGGATTGATGTTGCAATGTCCGCGCAGCTACTGGCCGGTATTGCTCGGCAGCGAATGGCTGCTGCTGGTTTGGCTGTCGCGGGAAGTGGCCCTGCTTCATTTACCCTTATTGATGATCGGAAGCCTGCTGTCGCTGTTGCCCGTCACATTGATCAACCGGCGCCGGAATGACTGGCATAGCCTGTTGCTGCAGGGCGGCGCGCTGATCGCGGCCGCGCTATTACAATCCCTGCCATGGATTGGCGCGGATGAGGATCCGTTTACCGTATTGTTGCTGACGCTGACCGGCGGACTGACGCTGGCGCCCACCTGTCTGGTTATCTGGCACTACCTTACCAGCGCCACCTGGCTGCCGCTTGGCCCGGCGCTGGTTGCACAACCGATCAACTGGCGCGCCCGGCATCTGGTCTGGTATCTCCTGCTGTTTGTGGTCAGCCTGTGGCTACAGTTAGGGCTGCCGAATGAACTGGCGCGCTTTACTCCGTTTTGCCTGGCGCTGCCGATTATCGCCCTCGCCTGGCATTACGGTTGGCAAGGCGCGTTAATCGCGACGTTGATGAATGCCATCGCCCTGATCGCCAGTCAGACATGGCACGATCATCCCGTGGATTTGCTGCTCTCGCTGCTGGCGCAGAGCCTGACGGGATTACTCCTGGGGGCCGGGATTCAGCGCTTAAGAGAGCTTAATCTGTCCTTGCAAAACCAGCTCGCCCGCAACCACCGCTTGGCGGAACGGCTACTGGAAACCGAGGAGAGCGTGCGGCGGGAGGTCGCGCGCGAGTTGCACGACGATATCGGCCAGACGATTACCGCGATTCGTACCCAGGCCGGTATCCTGCAACGCCTGGCGCCGGAAAACGATGGCGTGAAACAGAGCGGCGCGTTGATAGAAACGCTGTCGCTTGGCATCTATGACTCGGTTCGTCGTCTGCTGGGCCGACTGCGTCCGCGCCAGTTAGACGACCTTTCCCTTGAGCAGGCGATGCGCTCGCTGATGCGCGAAATGGAGTTGGAAGCGCGCGGCATCGTAAGCCGCCTTACCTGGCAAATCGATGAAACGCAGCTCAGTGAAAGCCAGCGCGTCACGCTGTTTCGCGTCTGTCAGGAAGGACTGAACAACATCGTTAAACACGCCAATGCCGACACGGTCATGGTGCAATGCTGGAATAAAGACCACCAGCTGCTGCTGATGATTGAAGACGACGGCTGCGGTCTGCCGCCAAATTCGGACCAAACGGGTCTCGGTCTGACCAGCATGCGGGAACGCGTCTCGGCCCTTGGCGGTTCGCTGACGATTTCCTGCACGCGCGGCACGCGCGTCACCGTCAGTCTGCCGCTGCGTAATCAATAA
- a CDS encoding NAD(P)/FAD-dependent oxidoreductase: MEQFDVVIIGAGAAGLFCAAQAGQRGLRVLLLDNGKKPGRKILMSGGGRCNFTNLYAEPAAYLSLNPHFCKSALARYSQWDFISLVNSHHIAYHEKTLGQLFCDDSAQQIVDMLVKECEQANVTIRLRSEVAAVEKADDAFTLQLANGTALRSSALVIASGGLSMPGLGATPFGYQIARQFGLNVLPTRAALVPFTLHKPLLEHLQTLSGVSVPVAIAAENGVTFRENILFTHRGLSGPAVLQLSSYWQAGEFVTVNFLPDQDVAALINDERLAHPNQSLKNTLAQWLPKRLVECLQTLGQLPDVTLKQLNSAQQRQIEKTIGQWQVQPNGTEGYRTAEVTMGGVDTRELSSKTMEASKVPGLYFIGEVVDVTGWLGGYNFQWAWSSAWACAQALLPASSKR; this comes from the coding sequence GTGGAACAGTTTGACGTCGTCATCATCGGCGCCGGCGCGGCGGGATTGTTCTGTGCCGCACAGGCCGGACAACGGGGGCTACGCGTTCTGCTGCTCGACAATGGCAAAAAGCCCGGACGGAAAATCCTGATGTCCGGAGGGGGGCGCTGCAATTTTACCAATCTGTATGCCGAACCTGCCGCCTATCTGTCCCTGAATCCCCATTTCTGCAAGTCCGCTCTGGCGCGATATAGCCAATGGGATTTCATCAGTCTGGTCAATAGCCACCATATCGCCTATCACGAGAAGACCCTCGGCCAGCTATTTTGTGATGATTCAGCCCAACAGATCGTCGATATGTTGGTTAAAGAATGCGAACAGGCTAACGTCACGATCCGTTTACGCAGCGAAGTGGCGGCGGTGGAAAAGGCGGACGACGCATTTACTCTGCAATTAGCCAACGGGACGGCGTTGCGCAGTTCGGCGCTGGTGATTGCCAGCGGCGGCCTGTCCATGCCGGGTCTGGGGGCAACGCCGTTCGGCTATCAAATCGCCCGGCAATTTGGATTGAATGTGTTGCCCACGCGCGCCGCGCTGGTGCCTTTTACGCTGCATAAGCCACTGCTGGAGCATTTACAGACGCTCTCCGGCGTTTCCGTACCGGTGGCGATCGCCGCAGAGAATGGCGTAACGTTCCGTGAAAATATCCTGTTTACCCATCGTGGGCTTTCCGGCCCCGCGGTGCTTCAACTCTCCAGCTATTGGCAGGCCGGCGAATTCGTGACCGTCAATTTTCTGCCGGATCAGGATGTTGCGGCGCTGATTAATGATGAACGGCTGGCGCACCCCAATCAAAGTCTGAAAAACACGCTGGCGCAGTGGCTCCCCAAACGATTGGTCGAGTGTCTGCAAACGCTGGGGCAATTGCCAGACGTCACGTTGAAACAATTGAATAGCGCCCAACAGCGGCAAATCGAGAAAACTATCGGGCAGTGGCAGGTACAACCTAACGGCACCGAAGGTTACCGAACGGCAGAAGTCACCATGGGCGGCGTCGATACCCGCGAGTTATCATCAAAAACCATGGAGGCCAGCAAAGTACCGGGACTGTACTTCATCGGCGAAGTGGTTGACGTAACCGGCTGGCTGGGCGGCTATAATTTCCAGTGGGCCTGGAGCTCGGCCTGGGCCTGCGCGCAAGCGCTTCTTCCCGCAAGCTCGAAACGATAG
- the eptB gene encoding kdo(2)-lipid A phosphoethanolamine 7''-transferase, translated as MKCSPSFSQTKLSFVLAIYIGFFLNLSVFHRRFDSVSLLASTQIPKFIPVIVELAACVFFTFFLMRIISLGGRYFYRIAASLLVLFSVAASYYMTFFNVVIGYGIIAAVMTTDIDLSKEVIGFRFILWMVGVSALPLLLIWKSSLRYTLLEQLKSPGKRLSPILVLLAVVALVWFPIRYMAESQSISEKSSNVDLPSYGGVVAHSYLPSNWLSALGLFAYTKYDENQDEENLFDPGKQFTYIPPKGIDDTYVVFIIGETTRWDHMGLLGYERDTTPKLSKEKNLVAFRGQSCDTSTKLSLRCMFVREGGTADNPQRTLKEQNIFAVLKELGFTSELFAMQSEVWFYNSIEADNYSFREMIASEKENDGKSVDDMLLVDEVKDSLARYPKGKHLIVLHTKGSHYLYSMRYPRSYARYQPECMGVDASCSREQLINAFDNSVLYTDSFIDNVINQVRDKKALVFYASDHGESIDENSHLHGTPREMAPPEQFRSPMMVWASDKFLADANNLNAFDRLKAQQRIGNTHRHEELFDSILGCLGYTSPNGGINPKNNWCNKGS; from the coding sequence ATGAAGTGTAGCCCCTCTTTTTCACAAACCAAGTTATCGTTCGTACTGGCAATATATATCGGCTTTTTCCTTAATCTTTCCGTTTTTCATCGACGTTTTGATTCTGTCTCATTACTGGCGAGCACACAGATACCAAAGTTTATCCCTGTGATCGTTGAGCTGGCGGCCTGCGTATTTTTTACCTTTTTTCTTATGCGCATTATCTCTCTGGGAGGGCGCTATTTTTATCGTATTGCCGCGTCACTGCTGGTACTTTTTTCTGTCGCCGCCAGTTATTACATGACATTTTTTAATGTCGTTATCGGTTACGGCATTATTGCCGCCGTCATGACAACCGACATCGATCTTTCTAAAGAAGTGATAGGGTTCCGTTTTATCCTATGGATGGTGGGGGTGAGCGCATTACCTTTGCTGCTGATATGGAAGAGTTCGTTACGTTATACGTTGCTTGAGCAGTTGAAATCGCCGGGTAAACGTCTGTCGCCGATTCTGGTGTTATTGGCGGTGGTTGCCCTGGTCTGGTTTCCGATCCGCTATATGGCGGAAAGCCAGTCGATCTCTGAAAAGTCTTCTAACGTAGACCTGCCTAGCTATGGCGGAGTGGTCGCTCACTCTTATCTGCCGTCAAACTGGCTGTCGGCGCTGGGGCTGTTCGCTTACACCAAATATGATGAAAATCAGGACGAGGAGAATCTGTTCGATCCCGGCAAACAATTTACCTACATCCCGCCAAAAGGGATTGATGATACTTATGTGGTTTTCATCATTGGCGAAACCACCCGTTGGGATCACATGGGTCTGCTGGGGTATGAGCGCGATACCACGCCGAAACTGTCGAAAGAAAAAAATCTGGTGGCTTTCCGCGGACAGTCCTGCGATACCTCGACCAAACTTTCCTTGCGTTGCATGTTTGTACGGGAAGGCGGAACGGCAGATAACCCGCAGCGGACGCTGAAGGAACAAAATATCTTTGCGGTATTGAAGGAATTGGGGTTCACGTCCGAGCTGTTCGCGATGCAGAGCGAGGTTTGGTTTTATAACAGCATTGAAGCGGATAACTATTCTTTCCGTGAAATGATCGCATCGGAAAAAGAGAACGATGGTAAATCTGTGGATGACATGCTGCTGGTGGATGAAGTGAAAGATTCCCTGGCGCGCTATCCTAAAGGCAAGCACTTGATTGTGCTGCATACCAAAGGGTCTCACTATCTCTATTCGATGCGTTATCCGCGCAGTTATGCGCGTTATCAGCCGGAATGTATGGGGGTAGACGCCTCTTGTTCCCGCGAACAGCTGATTAACGCATTTGATAACAGCGTATTGTATACCGACAGCTTTATTGACAACGTTATCAATCAGGTGCGGGATAAAAAGGCTCTGGTGTTTTACGCCTCCGATCACGGCGAGTCCATTGATGAAAACTCTCATCTGCACGGTACGCCACGGGAAATGGCGCCGCCGGAACAGTTCCGCTCACCGATGATGGTATGGGCATCGGATAAATTTCTGGCAGATGCCAATAACCTGAATGCTTTCGATCGGCTAAAGGCTCAACAGCGGATTGGCAACACTCACCGTCACGAAGAGCTGTTTGACTCGATATTGGGATGCCTTGGTTATACCTCGCCGAATGGCGGCATCAATCCTAAAAATAACTGGTGCAACAAGGGAAGCTAA
- the uhpA gene encoding transcriptional regulator UhpA: MITIALIDDHLIVRSGFAQLLALEPDMQVVGEFGSGREALVGLPGRTVQVCICDISMPDISGLELLSQLPSGMAVVMLSVHDSPALIEQALNAGARGFLSKRCSPDELIAAVRTVATGGCYLTPDVALKLASSKQDPLTRREHQVAEKLAQGMAVKEIAAELGLSPKTVHVHRANLMEKLGISNDVELARRMFDGW, from the coding sequence ATGATCACGATTGCACTCATTGACGATCACCTTATCGTTCGTTCCGGTTTTGCCCAATTGCTGGCGCTTGAGCCGGATATGCAGGTGGTCGGCGAATTTGGTTCCGGCCGCGAAGCGCTGGTCGGGCTACCGGGACGCACCGTGCAAGTCTGCATATGCGATATCTCAATGCCGGATATTTCCGGGCTCGAACTCTTAAGCCAGTTGCCGAGTGGAATGGCGGTGGTGATGCTGTCGGTTCACGACAGCCCGGCGCTGATTGAACAAGCGCTAAATGCCGGCGCGCGCGGGTTTCTTTCCAAACGTTGCAGTCCCGATGAACTCATTGCCGCGGTCCGTACCGTGGCAACCGGCGGTTGTTACCTCACGCCGGATGTCGCGCTGAAGCTGGCTTCCTCCAAACAGGATCCGCTGACCCGCCGCGAGCATCAGGTGGCGGAAAAACTCGCGCAGGGGATGGCGGTAAAAGAGATTGCCGCGGAACTGGGGCTGTCGCCCAAAACGGTACACGTTCACCGCGCCAACCTGATGGAAAAGCTCGGTATCAGTAACGATGTGGAACTGGCCCGTCGCATGTTTGATGGTTGGTAA
- a CDS encoding Ail/Lom family outer membrane beta-barrel protein: protein MMKKTTLLISALTAFGMGMSVANATQTVSLGYAQAKVDDFKDLKGITAKYHYQGDSAVGIIGSFTYLGAKQTDYYPNSSNDTYKFKYYSLMAGPSYRFNDIVSVYGLAGIGYGKSSWEEGDVMRQSGSEKKTSFAYGFGVQVAPVENWVIDVGYEGTKIFDVRADSFNVGVGYRF from the coding sequence ATGATGAAAAAAACGACGCTGTTGATTTCTGCTTTGACTGCCTTTGGTATGGGAATGTCGGTTGCGAATGCAACTCAGACGGTATCATTAGGTTATGCGCAAGCGAAGGTTGACGATTTTAAAGACCTGAAAGGTATTACGGCCAAGTACCATTATCAGGGCGATTCCGCCGTCGGTATTATCGGTTCTTTCACCTATTTAGGGGCAAAACAGACCGATTATTATCCAAATTCCAGCAATGACACCTATAAGTTTAAATATTACTCATTGATGGCAGGGCCGTCTTACCGCTTTAACGACATTGTCAGCGTCTATGGTCTGGCTGGTATTGGCTATGGTAAGTCGAGCTGGGAAGAAGGCGACGTAATGCGTCAATCCGGCAGCGAAAAGAAAACCAGCTTTGCCTATGGTTTTGGCGTGCAGGTCGCGCCTGTCGAAAACTGGGTGATTGACGTTGGTTATGAAGGCACGAAGATCTTTGATGTACGAGCCGACAGTTTCAACGTTGGCGTTGGCTACCGCTTCTGA